A genomic region of Stigmatopora nigra isolate UIUO_SnigA chromosome 16, RoL_Snig_1.1, whole genome shotgun sequence contains the following coding sequences:
- the LOC144209827 gene encoding uncharacterized protein LOC144209827 isoform X2 yields MTTEGQEPREAECLPEGVAAQGGDGVRDFPSHVPPVRRSMSFRTAQTKVTLLDGSVFSCTLEKRAHGLQLLDKVCEHVNLLERDYFALSFRDVDDNKNWLDPGKEMKKQLRGAPWNFSFDVKFYPPNPARLSEDLTRYFLCLQLRRDVASGRLPCSLATHVVLGSYTLQSELGDHDPDECGWDYVGELCLAPNQSKQMEEKMGQLHKSHRGMTPAEAEMLFLENVKKLSMYGVDLHHARDSEGVAIALGVCGSGLLVYRDRLRINRFSWPKILKISYKRNNFYVKIRPEEFEQFESTIAFKLLNHRAAKRLWKVCVEHHSFFRLVSPEEPPKRFLSLGSKFRYSGRTQIQSRRASAQISRPAPNFPRCVSKRNLLSRSLDGDMGSGLYVVSKAITVGDLVATVTPEKRGEGRNQVGTRGESAFGEWKRPRQRDTWAFLPPLISSLVQEVRQRLRAEPRAEPRAEEKAAPGAHEKPEPGARLKAALKMELKAEQEPPPQAEPEGEMEPDPERDPEQDPEQDPETDPETEPQQDGDLSKVTEASESPSGAERLDAKLHNTELTETADGDLSASESEQEEDVPADERRARDSPPLPRSRPAGAIGDLRRSFLEGGGPSAGPTEWDKRLAASPVRRMDESPMIEPLEADEPPWDEVSPELNALLKSARGAAFPEALERTGTVAAVAGEDDFLVRVGPGAFEGALRVDRVAEAVVGDVMTEARRASRQFKLDGDDEPAGRASDDDASETGQDAIGVLAQAAAEDAAEAGSPESGGRRRPASKWYGQTASETSGGSQVSKVAGRGLLESRIEKRIVISGDTDMEPEQEA; encoded by the exons ATGACCACGGAGGGACAGGAGCCCCGGGAGGCGGAGTGTCTCCCGGAGGGGGTCGCCGCGCAG GGCGGCGACGGCGTCCGGGACTTTCCGTCGCACGTTCCGCCGGTCAGAAGGTCCATGAGCTTCAGGACGGCGCAGACTAAAGTCACCCTGCTGGACGGGAGCGTTTTTAGCTGCACGCTGGAG AAACGAGCTCACGGTCTGCAGTTGTTGGACAAAGTGTGCGAGCACGTCAACCTGCTGGAGCGAGACTACTTTGCCCTGTCCTTCAGAGACGTGGACGACAACAAG AATTGGCTGGATCCCGGGAAAGAGATGAAGAAACAGCTGAGAG GCGCGCCCTGGAATTTCTCCTTTGACGTGAAGTTTTACCCGCCCAACCCCGCCCGGCTCTCCGAGGACCTGACCAG GTACTTCCTGTGCCTGCAGCTGCGGCGGGACGTGGCCTCGGGCCGACTCCCCTGTTCTTTGGCCACTCACGTGGTCCTGGGATCCTACACGCTTCAGTCGGAGCTGGGCGACCACGACCCGG ACGAATGCGGCTGGGATTACGTGGGGGAACTTTGCCTGGCTCCCAACCAAAGCAAGCAAATGGAGGAGAAGATGGGCCAGCTTCACAAAAGTCACAG AGGAATGACGCCGGCCGAAGCCGAGATGCTCTTCCTGGAAAACGTCAAGAAGCTTTCCATGTACGGCGTGGACCTTCATCACGCCAGG GACTCGGAGGGCGTGGCCATCGCGCTGGGCGTCTGCGGCAGCGGCCTGCTGGTCTACCGAGACCGTTTGAGAATCAACAGGTTTTCCTGGCCCAAGATCCTGAAGATCTCCTACAAGAGAAACAACTTCTACGTGAAGATCCGACCCGAAGAG TTTGAGCAGTTTGAGTCCACCATCGCCTTCAAGCTCCTCAACCACCGGGCGGCCAAGAGGTTGTGGAAAGTCTGCGTGGAGCACCACTCCTTCTTCAG GCTGGTCTCCCCGGAAGAACCTCCCAAGCGTTTCCTCAGCCTGGGATCCAAGTTCCGCTACAGCGGCCGCACCCAAATCCAGAGCCGCAGAGCCAGCGCTCAGATCTCCCGGCCGGCGCCCAACTTCCCCAGATGCGTCAGCAAGAGGAACTTGCTGAGCCGCAGTCTGGACGGAG ACATGGGCTCGGGTCTGTACGTGGTGTCCAAAGCCATCACCGTGGGAGACCTGGTGGCCACGGTGACGCCggagaagaggggggaggggCGGAACCAGGTCGGAACCCGCGGGGAAAGCGCCTTCGGTGAGTGGAAGAGGCCCCGGCAAAGAGACACTTGGGCTTTTCTTCCTCCGCTCATCTCCTCTTTAGTCCAGGAGGTGCGTCAGCGTCTGAGGGCGGAGCCAAGGGCGGAGCCAAGGGCGGAGGAAAAGGCGGCGCCGGGGGCGCACGAGAAGCCCGAGCCAGGAGCCCGGCTAAAGGCGGCGCTAAAGATGGAACTAAAGGCGGAGCAAGAACCGCCGCCTCAAGCCGAGCCAGAGGGGGAGATGGAGCCGGACCCGGAGCGGGATCCCGAGCAGGATCCCGAGCAGGATCCCGAGACGGATCCCGAGACCGAGCCCCAGCAAGACGGGGACCTGAGCAAAGTCACCGAGGCGTCGGAAAGTCCGTCCGGTGCCGAGCGACTGGACGCAAAACTTCACAAT ACGGAACTGACGGAAACGGCCGACGGAGACCTGAGCGCCAGCGAG TCGGAGCAGGAAGAAGACGTCCCGGCCGACGAGCGGCGGGCGAGAGACTCGCCGCCTTTGCCTcggagccggccggccggcgccaTCGGCGACCTGCGCCGCTCCTTCCTGGAGGGCGGCGGCCCCAGCGCCGGGCCCACCGAGTGGGATAAGCGGCTGGCGGCCTCGCCCGTCCGTCGCATGGACGAGTCGCCCATGATCGAACCTTTGGAGGCAGACGAG CCTCCGTGGGATGAAGTGTCTCCCGAGCTCAACGCCCTGCTCAAGTCGGCCAGAGGAGCGGCTTTTCCAGAG GCTTTGGAGAGGACCGGGACCGTCGCGGCGGTCGCCGGGGAGGACGACTTCCTGGTCCGGGTCGGCCCGGGAGCTTTCGAGGGAGCGCTCCGTGTGGACCGGGTCGCCGAGGCCGTGGTCGGGGACGTTATGACGGAGGCCCGGCGGGCGAGCCGTCAATTCAAGTTGGACGGCGACGACGAGCCGGCCGGCCGAGCTAGCGACGATGACGCCAGCGAGACCGGCCAAGACGCCATCGGCGTCTTGGCGCAGGCGGCGGCGGAAGACGCGGCGGAGGCCGGATCTCCAGAAAGTGGAGGTCGGCGCCGCCCCGCCTCCAAATGGTACGGCCAAACGGCCAGCGAGACGTCTGGCGGCTCTCAAGTGAGCAAG GTGGCCGGTCGAGGACTCTTGGAAAGCAGGATCGAGAAGAGGATCGTGATCAGCGGAGACACGGACATGGAGCCGGAGCAG GAAGCCTGA
- the LOC144209827 gene encoding uncharacterized protein LOC144209827 isoform X1: MTTEGQEPREAECLPEGVAAQGGDGVRDFPSHVPPVRRSMSFRTAQTKVTLLDGSVFSCTLEKRAHGLQLLDKVCEHVNLLERDYFALSFRDVDDNKNWLDPGKEMKKQLRGAPWNFSFDVKFYPPNPARLSEDLTRYFLCLQLRRDVASGRLPCSLATHVVLGSYTLQSELGDHDPDECGWDYVGELCLAPNQSKQMEEKMGQLHKSHRGMTPAEAEMLFLENVKKLSMYGVDLHHARDSEGVAIALGVCGSGLLVYRDRLRINRFSWPKILKISYKRNNFYVKIRPEEFEQFESTIAFKLLNHRAAKRLWKVCVEHHSFFRLVSPEEPPKRFLSLGSKFRYSGRTQIQSRRASAQISRPAPNFPRCVSKRNLLSRSLDGAPSATPPSSASGSPACSGSAPTDMGSGLYVVSKAITVGDLVATVTPEKRGEGRNQVGTRGESAFGEWKRPRQRDTWAFLPPLISSLVQEVRQRLRAEPRAEPRAEEKAAPGAHEKPEPGARLKAALKMELKAEQEPPPQAEPEGEMEPDPERDPEQDPEQDPETDPETEPQQDGDLSKVTEASESPSGAERLDAKLHNTELTETADGDLSASESEQEEDVPADERRARDSPPLPRSRPAGAIGDLRRSFLEGGGPSAGPTEWDKRLAASPVRRMDESPMIEPLEADEPPWDEVSPELNALLKSARGAAFPEALERTGTVAAVAGEDDFLVRVGPGAFEGALRVDRVAEAVVGDVMTEARRASRQFKLDGDDEPAGRASDDDASETGQDAIGVLAQAAAEDAAEAGSPESGGRRRPASKWYGQTASETSGGSQVSKVAGRGLLESRIEKRIVISGDTDMEPEQEA, from the exons ATGACCACGGAGGGACAGGAGCCCCGGGAGGCGGAGTGTCTCCCGGAGGGGGTCGCCGCGCAG GGCGGCGACGGCGTCCGGGACTTTCCGTCGCACGTTCCGCCGGTCAGAAGGTCCATGAGCTTCAGGACGGCGCAGACTAAAGTCACCCTGCTGGACGGGAGCGTTTTTAGCTGCACGCTGGAG AAACGAGCTCACGGTCTGCAGTTGTTGGACAAAGTGTGCGAGCACGTCAACCTGCTGGAGCGAGACTACTTTGCCCTGTCCTTCAGAGACGTGGACGACAACAAG AATTGGCTGGATCCCGGGAAAGAGATGAAGAAACAGCTGAGAG GCGCGCCCTGGAATTTCTCCTTTGACGTGAAGTTTTACCCGCCCAACCCCGCCCGGCTCTCCGAGGACCTGACCAG GTACTTCCTGTGCCTGCAGCTGCGGCGGGACGTGGCCTCGGGCCGACTCCCCTGTTCTTTGGCCACTCACGTGGTCCTGGGATCCTACACGCTTCAGTCGGAGCTGGGCGACCACGACCCGG ACGAATGCGGCTGGGATTACGTGGGGGAACTTTGCCTGGCTCCCAACCAAAGCAAGCAAATGGAGGAGAAGATGGGCCAGCTTCACAAAAGTCACAG AGGAATGACGCCGGCCGAAGCCGAGATGCTCTTCCTGGAAAACGTCAAGAAGCTTTCCATGTACGGCGTGGACCTTCATCACGCCAGG GACTCGGAGGGCGTGGCCATCGCGCTGGGCGTCTGCGGCAGCGGCCTGCTGGTCTACCGAGACCGTTTGAGAATCAACAGGTTTTCCTGGCCCAAGATCCTGAAGATCTCCTACAAGAGAAACAACTTCTACGTGAAGATCCGACCCGAAGAG TTTGAGCAGTTTGAGTCCACCATCGCCTTCAAGCTCCTCAACCACCGGGCGGCCAAGAGGTTGTGGAAAGTCTGCGTGGAGCACCACTCCTTCTTCAG GCTGGTCTCCCCGGAAGAACCTCCCAAGCGTTTCCTCAGCCTGGGATCCAAGTTCCGCTACAGCGGCCGCACCCAAATCCAGAGCCGCAGAGCCAGCGCTCAGATCTCCCGGCCGGCGCCCAACTTCCCCAGATGCGTCAGCAAGAGGAACTTGCTGAGCCGCAGTCTGGACGGAG CTCCCAGCGCCACGCCCCCTTCCTCTGCCAGCGGCTCTCCCGCCTGCTCTGGAAGCGCTCCAACAG ACATGGGCTCGGGTCTGTACGTGGTGTCCAAAGCCATCACCGTGGGAGACCTGGTGGCCACGGTGACGCCggagaagaggggggaggggCGGAACCAGGTCGGAACCCGCGGGGAAAGCGCCTTCGGTGAGTGGAAGAGGCCCCGGCAAAGAGACACTTGGGCTTTTCTTCCTCCGCTCATCTCCTCTTTAGTCCAGGAGGTGCGTCAGCGTCTGAGGGCGGAGCCAAGGGCGGAGCCAAGGGCGGAGGAAAAGGCGGCGCCGGGGGCGCACGAGAAGCCCGAGCCAGGAGCCCGGCTAAAGGCGGCGCTAAAGATGGAACTAAAGGCGGAGCAAGAACCGCCGCCTCAAGCCGAGCCAGAGGGGGAGATGGAGCCGGACCCGGAGCGGGATCCCGAGCAGGATCCCGAGCAGGATCCCGAGACGGATCCCGAGACCGAGCCCCAGCAAGACGGGGACCTGAGCAAAGTCACCGAGGCGTCGGAAAGTCCGTCCGGTGCCGAGCGACTGGACGCAAAACTTCACAAT ACGGAACTGACGGAAACGGCCGACGGAGACCTGAGCGCCAGCGAG TCGGAGCAGGAAGAAGACGTCCCGGCCGACGAGCGGCGGGCGAGAGACTCGCCGCCTTTGCCTcggagccggccggccggcgccaTCGGCGACCTGCGCCGCTCCTTCCTGGAGGGCGGCGGCCCCAGCGCCGGGCCCACCGAGTGGGATAAGCGGCTGGCGGCCTCGCCCGTCCGTCGCATGGACGAGTCGCCCATGATCGAACCTTTGGAGGCAGACGAG CCTCCGTGGGATGAAGTGTCTCCCGAGCTCAACGCCCTGCTCAAGTCGGCCAGAGGAGCGGCTTTTCCAGAG GCTTTGGAGAGGACCGGGACCGTCGCGGCGGTCGCCGGGGAGGACGACTTCCTGGTCCGGGTCGGCCCGGGAGCTTTCGAGGGAGCGCTCCGTGTGGACCGGGTCGCCGAGGCCGTGGTCGGGGACGTTATGACGGAGGCCCGGCGGGCGAGCCGTCAATTCAAGTTGGACGGCGACGACGAGCCGGCCGGCCGAGCTAGCGACGATGACGCCAGCGAGACCGGCCAAGACGCCATCGGCGTCTTGGCGCAGGCGGCGGCGGAAGACGCGGCGGAGGCCGGATCTCCAGAAAGTGGAGGTCGGCGCCGCCCCGCCTCCAAATGGTACGGCCAAACGGCCAGCGAGACGTCTGGCGGCTCTCAAGTGAGCAAG GTGGCCGGTCGAGGACTCTTGGAAAGCAGGATCGAGAAGAGGATCGTGATCAGCGGAGACACGGACATGGAGCCGGAGCAG GAAGCCTGA
- the zbtb14 gene encoding zinc finger and BTB domain-containing protein 14 isoform X1, with product MAETVKYVDEEHKNVFLKLLNEQRLEGEHCDIAVVVEDVKFRAHRCVLAACSNYFKKLFKKHEVDNSSVIEIDFIRSDIFEEVLNYMYTAKISVKKRDINLMMSSGQILGIRFLDKLCSQKREDAPSEDKDKFPFDIVKMALPPEAQLVGDAEVLGEHEVAPVADELAGAGANQEMDKSPDAALREQEAILKELANEHVHKVACYDQDVVPDMETEPKELGAEHHATQTLTFDSMGEVKDEQPPAWATADMKFEYLLYGHRDQLACHVCAKTFLDESRLRKHEKLHSAERPFACEICAKAFTTHAHLKEHLKIHTGFKPYRCDVCGKSFIRAPDLKKHERVHSNERPFACQMCDKAFKHKSHLKDHERRHRGEKPFVCASCTKAFAKASDLKRHENNMHSERKLGNPLQSDADALQAAAMAAEESHMDGMACS from the exons ATGGCCGAGACGGTGAAGTACGTGGACGAAGAGCACAAGAACGTCTTCCTCAAGTTGCTGAACGAGCAGCGGCTGGAGGGCGAGCACTGTGACATCGCCGTGGTGGTAGAAGACGTCAAGTTCCGCGCTCACCGCTGCGTCCTGGCCGCCTGTTCCAACTActttaaaaagctatttaaaaaacacGAG GTGGACAACTCGTCCGTCATCGAGATCGACTTCATCCGCTCGGACATCTTCGAAGAGGTCTTGAACTACATGTACACGGCCAAGATCTCCGTCAAGAAGAGAGACATCAACCTGATGATGTCGTCGGGACAGATTCTGGGAATTCGCTTCTTGGACAAACTTTGTTCGCAG AAACGAGAGGACGCGCCGTCCGAGGACAAAGACAAGTTTCCTTTCGACATCGTCAAGATGGCGCTCCCTCCCGAAGCTCAGCTGGTGGGGGACGCCGAG GTCCTGGGGGAGCACGAGGTGGCGCCCGTGGCCGACGAGCTGGCGGGGGCCGGCGCCAACCAGGAGATGGACAAGTCCCCCGACGCGGCCCTGCGCGAGCAGGAGGCCATCCTGAAGGAGCTGGCCAACGAGCACGTCCACAAG GTGGCCTGCTACGACCAGGACGTGGTGCCGGACATGGAGACGGAGCCCAAGGAGTTGGGGGCGGAGCACCACGCCACCCAGACGCTGACCTTTGACAGCATGGGGGAGGTGAAGGACGAGCAGCCGCCCGCCTGGGCCACCGCCGACATGAAGTTTGAGTATCTTCTCTACGGGCACCGGGACCAGCTGGCCTGTCACGTGTGCGCCAAGACCTTCCTGGACGAATCCCGACTCAG GAAACACGAGAAGCTCCACTCGGCCGAGCGACCCTTTGCCTGCGAGATCTGCGCCAAAGCCTTCACCACCCACGCTCACCTCAAAG AACACTTGAAGATCCACACGGGCTTCAAGCCGTACCGCTGCGACGTCTGCGGCAAATCCTTCATCCGGGCCCCGGACCTGAAGAAACACGAGCGAGTCCACAGCAACGAGCGTCCGTTCGCCTGTCAGATGTGCGACAAG GCTTTTAAACACAAGTCTCACCTGAAAGATCACGAGAGGAGGCACCGAGGAGAAAAGCCTTTTGTGTGCGCGTCGTGCACAAAGGCCTTTGCCAAG GCGTCGGATCTGAAGCGGCACGAGAACAACATGCACAGCGAGAGGAAGTTGGGGAACCCCCTTCAGAGCGACGCCGACGCCTTGCAGGCGGCCGCCATGGCCGCCGAGGAGTCACACATGGACGGCATGGCCTGCTCCTAA
- the zbtb14 gene encoding zinc finger and BTB domain-containing protein 14 isoform X2: MAETVKYVDEEHKNVFLKLLNEQRLEGEHCDIAVVVEDVKFRAHRCVLAACSNYFKKLFKKHEVDNSSVIEIDFIRSDIFEEVLNYMYTAKISVKKRDINLMMSSGQILGIRFLDKLCSQKREDAPSEDKDKFPFDIVKMALPPEAQLVLGEHEVAPVADELAGAGANQEMDKSPDAALREQEAILKELANEHVHKVACYDQDVVPDMETEPKELGAEHHATQTLTFDSMGEVKDEQPPAWATADMKFEYLLYGHRDQLACHVCAKTFLDESRLRKHEKLHSAERPFACEICAKAFTTHAHLKEHLKIHTGFKPYRCDVCGKSFIRAPDLKKHERVHSNERPFACQMCDKAFKHKSHLKDHERRHRGEKPFVCASCTKAFAKASDLKRHENNMHSERKLGNPLQSDADALQAAAMAAEESHMDGMACS, translated from the exons ATGGCCGAGACGGTGAAGTACGTGGACGAAGAGCACAAGAACGTCTTCCTCAAGTTGCTGAACGAGCAGCGGCTGGAGGGCGAGCACTGTGACATCGCCGTGGTGGTAGAAGACGTCAAGTTCCGCGCTCACCGCTGCGTCCTGGCCGCCTGTTCCAACTActttaaaaagctatttaaaaaacacGAG GTGGACAACTCGTCCGTCATCGAGATCGACTTCATCCGCTCGGACATCTTCGAAGAGGTCTTGAACTACATGTACACGGCCAAGATCTCCGTCAAGAAGAGAGACATCAACCTGATGATGTCGTCGGGACAGATTCTGGGAATTCGCTTCTTGGACAAACTTTGTTCGCAG AAACGAGAGGACGCGCCGTCCGAGGACAAAGACAAGTTTCCTTTCGACATCGTCAAGATGGCGCTCCCTCCCGAAGCTCAGCTG GTCCTGGGGGAGCACGAGGTGGCGCCCGTGGCCGACGAGCTGGCGGGGGCCGGCGCCAACCAGGAGATGGACAAGTCCCCCGACGCGGCCCTGCGCGAGCAGGAGGCCATCCTGAAGGAGCTGGCCAACGAGCACGTCCACAAG GTGGCCTGCTACGACCAGGACGTGGTGCCGGACATGGAGACGGAGCCCAAGGAGTTGGGGGCGGAGCACCACGCCACCCAGACGCTGACCTTTGACAGCATGGGGGAGGTGAAGGACGAGCAGCCGCCCGCCTGGGCCACCGCCGACATGAAGTTTGAGTATCTTCTCTACGGGCACCGGGACCAGCTGGCCTGTCACGTGTGCGCCAAGACCTTCCTGGACGAATCCCGACTCAG GAAACACGAGAAGCTCCACTCGGCCGAGCGACCCTTTGCCTGCGAGATCTGCGCCAAAGCCTTCACCACCCACGCTCACCTCAAAG AACACTTGAAGATCCACACGGGCTTCAAGCCGTACCGCTGCGACGTCTGCGGCAAATCCTTCATCCGGGCCCCGGACCTGAAGAAACACGAGCGAGTCCACAGCAACGAGCGTCCGTTCGCCTGTCAGATGTGCGACAAG GCTTTTAAACACAAGTCTCACCTGAAAGATCACGAGAGGAGGCACCGAGGAGAAAAGCCTTTTGTGTGCGCGTCGTGCACAAAGGCCTTTGCCAAG GCGTCGGATCTGAAGCGGCACGAGAACAACATGCACAGCGAGAGGAAGTTGGGGAACCCCCTTCAGAGCGACGCCGACGCCTTGCAGGCGGCCGCCATGGCCGCCGAGGAGTCACACATGGACGGCATGGCCTGCTCCTAA